A window of the Zeugodacus cucurbitae isolate PBARC_wt_2022May chromosome 4, idZeuCucr1.2, whole genome shotgun sequence genome harbors these coding sequences:
- the LOC105221593 gene encoding WD repeat-containing protein 26 homolog isoform X2 — protein MQNSTLNPTLSSTSSSGSGSVGGSASVSASGAPSVGNTSSANSATDGGGSTVGQHAGDSIANIPSSVNSSTSTSNGHDTKHNGFTGNNESGTVDLQNNTDQSIVPIANHNLHLDKSNQEIIRLIGQYLQDIGLEKSVKTLMAESGCYLEHPAASKFREHVLSGEWNKADVDLKELEPLIDNGKPSTIIEMKFLLLEQKYLEFLDDGCPLDALHVLRNELTPLQHNTSRVHQLSSYMMCSNNHDLYQRAKWEGKGILSRAVLMDRLQGFLPPTVMMPPRRLRHLLQQAVELQSEHCDFHDMAFKTNLQNISLLSDHTCDTDGFPMQTIQVLTDHCDEVWYCKFSPDGLKLATGSKDSSVIIWDVDPYKLVLKHRRILEAQSNISVAFVSWSPDSKLLLVGGPDDTPEISIWNVDDGKLILKMSQSVDDSLSCGAFSRDGNRFVCGGQKGQFYLCDLSGTILNTWEGVRINSVAYRADNKTIIASDNHYRIRGYNFEDPGTDFDILKEPHPIMTFTVNSADRLALLNISSQGLHLWDLEDKCLVRRFQGIRQSKFAIHSCFGGVNESFVASGSEDKLVCIWHIKREEPLGKLAGHTKTVNCVSWNPMFPSLLASASDDATVRIWGPKSHSANATPESDDCSSCSSSSSWNMTS, from the exons ATGCAAAATTCAACACTGAACCCCACATTATCGAGCACATCCTCATCGGGATCGGGTTCGGTTGGGGGCTCCGCGTCAGTGTCCGCGTCTGGTGCGCCTTCGGTTGGCAATACATCATCAGCAAATTCGGCAACTGATGGTGGCGGTAGTACGGTAGGGCAGCATGCCGGTGACTCTATAGCTAATATACCTAGTTCTGTGAATTCATCAACTTCAACATCAAATGGACACGACACCAAACACAACGGATTCACCGGCAACAATGAGAGTGGCACTGTGGATCTACAAAACAATACCGATCAATCGATCGTGCCCATTGCCAATCATAATTTACACTTGGACAAATCTAATCAGGAGATAATACGATTGATTGGCCAATATTTACAGGATATAGGTTTGGAGAAATCGGTAAAGACCCTAATGGCAGAATCCGGTTGTTATTTAGAACATCCAGCTGCATCGAAATTCAGAGAACATGTCTTGTCTGGCGAGTGGAACAAAGCAGATGTCGACTTAAAG GAGCTTGAACCACTCATTGACAATGGCAAACCGTCGACTATCatcgaaatgaaatttttactaTTAGAGCAGAAGTACTTGGAGTTCTTGGACGATGGCTGTCCATTGGACGCTTTGCATGTGTTACGCAATGAACTAACACCGCTACAACACAACACTTCACGTGTTCACCAACTCTCCTCATATATGATGTGTTCGAATAATCATGATCTCTACCAACGCGCCAAATGGGAGGGCAAAGGCATATTGTCACGTGCTGTGCTCATGGACCGCTTACAGGGTTTCCTGCCACCAACAGTGATGATGCCACCGCGTCGTTTACGCCATTTACTGCAGCAGGCAGTCGAATTGCAATCGGAACATTGCGATTTTCATGATATGGCGTTCAAAACGAATTTGCAGAATATCTCATTGCTTAGTGATCACACCTGTGACACAGATGGCTTTCCTATGCAAACTATACAAGTGCTCACCGATCATTGTGATGAGGTTTGGTATTGTAAATTCTCGCCAGATGGCCTTAAACTCGCCACCGGTAGTAAAGACTCCAGCGTTATCATTTGGGATGTGGATCCATATAAATTGGTGCTGAAGCATCGTCGCATATTGGAGGCGCAATCCAATATAAGCGTGGCTTTTGTCAGCTGGAGTCCAGATTCGAAGTTATTATTGGTGGGCGGACCGGATGATACACCCGAAATAAGCATATGGAATGTAGACGATGGCAAACTAATACTAAAAATGTCGCAATCTGTTGACGACAGTCTATCGTGTGGTGCTTTCAGTCGTGATGGCAATCGCTTCGTTTGCGGCGGTCAAAAGGGACAGTTCTACTTGTGTGATTTGAGTGGCACAATACTCAATACTTGGGAGGGTGTACGGATTAATAGCGTTGCCTACCGTGCAGACAATAAGACTATAATAGCATCGGATAATCACTATCGTATCAGAGG CTACAATTTCGAAGATCCCGGTACCGACTTCGATATTCTCAAAGAACCGCATCCGATTATGACATTTACTGTAAACTCTGCCGATCGTCTGGCCTTGCTCAACATTTCCAGCCAAGGGCTACATTTATGGGATTTGGAGGACAAGTGTCTAGTGCGTCGGTTTCAGGGCATTCGTCAAAGCAAATTCGCCATACATTCATGCTTTGGTGGGGTAAATGAGAGTTTCGTGGCGAGTGGTAGCGAAGATAAACTGGTTTGTATTTGGCATATAAAACGCGAGGAGCCCTTGGGCAAACTGGCCGGTCATACAAAAACAGTGAATTGTGTTTCCTGGAATCCGATGTTTCCGTCCCTCTTGGCATCAGCTAGTGACGATGCCACCGTACGTATTTGGGGCCCGAAATCGCACAGTGCCAATGCCACACCCGAAAGTGATGACTGTTCGTCTTGTTCATCATCGTCGTCATGGAATATGACATCGTAA
- the LOC105221547 gene encoding cytosolic Fe-S cluster assembly factor NUBP2 homolog: MLDKVKHVILVLSGKGGVGKSTVSTQLALALRESGLKVGLLDIDLCGPSVPYLLGLEESDVYQCDEGWVPIYTGEDKTLAVMSIGFLLKNRNDPVIWRGPKKTMMIRQFLTDVKWDELDYLIIDTPPGTSDEHITVMECMRDVKCDGAIMVTTPQGVASDDVRKELTFCRKTGVHVLGIVENMSGFVCPKCSNCTNIFSSEGGAELAKRAGVPHLGTLPIDPRLNVLVGTTRSVLTELPESNTATIFKSIVEQITNHNSKSVDTN, translated from the exons ATGTTGGATAAAGTGAAACACGTTATATTAGTACTGTCTGGTAAAGGAGGTGTGGGCAAATCCACTGTTAGCACACAACTTGCGCTGGCATTACGGGAAAGCGGTTTGAAG GTCGGTCTACTGGACATAGATTTATGTGGCCCAAGTGTCCCTTACTTGTTGGGTTTAGAAGAAAGCGATGTCTACCAATGTGATGAAGGTTGGGTGCCTATTTACACCGGGGAAGATAAAACGCTCGCTGTCATGTCAATAGGGTTTTTATTAAAGAATCGGAATGATCCTGTAATTTGGCGTGGCCCTAAGAAAACTATGATGATACGACAATTTTTAACTGACGTCAAATGGGATGAGTTAGACTACTTGATTATCGATACACCGCCAGGAACTTCAGATGAACACATAACAGTGATGGAATGTATGCGTGATGTGAAGTGCGATGGTGCTATTATGGTTACCACTCCGCAGGGTGTTGCTTCAGATGATGTACGCAAAGAATTAACCTTTTGTCGAAAAACCGGTGTTCACGTGCTAGGTATTGTGGAAAATATGAGTGG ATTCGTTTGCCCGAAATGCAGCAATTGTACAAATATATTCTCCTCTGAAGGAGGCGCTGAGTTGGCCAAACGAGCTGGTGTGCCGCACTTAGGAACTTTACCAATTGATCCACGATTGAATGTATTAGTGGGAACCACCCGTTCGGTGCTTACGGAATTACCGGAATCAAATACAGCGACCATCTTTAAGTCAATTGTCGAGCAGATTACAAACCACAATTCCAAGTCTGTTGATACAAATTGA
- the LOC105221555 gene encoding protein ARV1, with translation MTKLTAQMKSTHSKQLKQYVCINCGHPIAELYRKYSNTAIKTNQCEKCHKVADKYIEFDPIIILVDAMLLSQESYRHMLHNRDFKLNWKLSLVLLLLESFALWRQRGSIKQDSLQNEIISEKGFYICCLQNLIDYFITTLILFVVTSAHNPRLVETTGYSKFALILLKAITIANFSKIFLLPLIVWRENTTDLGAHIHQLLVKGHHIFALVYIYAIVGCVQKLQSFFIILPVYLVKEYIKRHISVYLEFYF, from the exons atgacaAAGTTAACTGCACAGATGAAATCTACGCATTCAAAGCAACTAAAGCAATATGTTTGCATAAATTGTGGACATCCTATTGCCGAATTGTATAGAAAGTATAGTAACACTGCAATCAAAACAAATCAATGC GAAAAGTGTCATAAAGTGGCGgacaaatatattgaatttgatCCAATAATAATACTGGTAGATGCGATGCTATTGTCACAAGAGTCTTACAGGCATATGCTACATAATCGCGATTTTAAG CTTAATTGGAAATTATCACTTGTGCTGCTGCTACTAGAGTCCTTCGCATTGTGGCGACAAAGGGGCAGCATTAAACAGGATTCGTTACAAAATGAAATTATCAGCGAAAAGGGTTTTTATATATGCTGCTTGCAAAATTTAATtg aCTACTTTATTAcaactttgattttatttgttgtgaCGAGTGCACACAATCCGCGACTGGTTGAAACTACTGGTTATAGCAAATTTGCTTTAATTCTATTAAAAGCGATAACAATagcaaatttttctaaaattttcctcTTGCCACTGATAGTATGGCGTGAGAACACTACAGATTTGGGTGCCCACATTCATCAACTACTTGTTAAAGGTCACCATATATTTGCTTTGGTGTATATTTATGCTATAGTTGGATGTGTACAAAAGCTgcaatctttttttattatattgccCGTCTATCTAGTAAAGGAGTATATAAAACGTCATATATCtgtttatttagaattttacttttga